From the Gordonia bronchialis DSM 43247 genome, one window contains:
- the sepH gene encoding septation protein SepH translates to MRELRVIGVESDGTHVICQDPESGEKYRIASDERLRAAARGDISRLGQIEIEMESALRPREIQQRIRAGATVVEVAAVAGVPVDKIERFAHPVLLERSRAAELAGHAHPIRQDGPSVSTLEESVAEALIAYGQNPQDAHWDAWKGDDGYWVVQVAWQVGRSDNAAHWRFQPGSHGGTVDPLDDLADELSHPEWIAPRRRLTPVATPELSPTLDVTPDGREEVTVDANTVIGAQRARHDRVLPDSDAHGTVPLDFDEVVEPEPPRIAPVAVAPAEPVAPAPEIEHTPADDTVETHTEPRETPEAPAAASSQPEPAGDEPAEQRPRRRKSRKPAVPAWEDVLLGVRSNGSS, encoded by the coding sequence ATGCGTGAGCTCCGCGTCATCGGAGTCGAATCCGATGGCACCCATGTCATCTGCCAGGACCCCGAATCGGGCGAGAAGTACCGGATTGCCTCCGACGAACGTCTACGCGCCGCGGCCCGCGGTGACATCTCACGACTGGGACAGATCGAGATAGAGATGGAAAGTGCGCTCCGACCCCGCGAGATCCAACAACGCATCCGGGCGGGAGCCACGGTCGTCGAAGTCGCGGCGGTCGCCGGGGTCCCGGTCGACAAGATCGAGCGGTTCGCCCACCCGGTGCTGCTCGAACGCAGCCGGGCAGCCGAACTGGCCGGTCACGCACATCCCATCCGGCAGGACGGTCCGTCGGTGTCGACGCTCGAGGAGTCGGTCGCCGAAGCGCTCATCGCCTACGGGCAGAACCCGCAGGACGCCCACTGGGATGCGTGGAAGGGTGACGACGGGTACTGGGTGGTCCAGGTGGCGTGGCAGGTCGGTCGTTCCGACAACGCCGCGCACTGGCGTTTCCAGCCCGGTTCGCACGGCGGAACCGTGGACCCGCTCGACGATCTGGCCGACGAACTGAGCCATCCCGAGTGGATCGCGCCCCGCCGGCGACTGACCCCGGTGGCGACCCCCGAACTGTCCCCGACACTCGACGTCACACCCGACGGCCGCGAAGAGGTCACGGTGGACGCCAACACCGTCATCGGCGCCCAGCGAGCCCGGCACGACCGCGTCCTCCCCGACTCCGACGCCCACGGCACGGTTCCTCTCGACTTCGACGAGGTCGTCGAGCCCGAGCCGCCGCGTATCGCACCCGTCGCCGTGGCGCCTGCCGAGCCCGTAGCGCCCGCACCGGAGATCGAGCACACGCCGGCCGACGACACCGTCGAGACGCACACCGAGCCGCGGGAGACGCCCGAGGCGCCGGCCGCGGCGTCGTCGCAGCCCGAACCCGCCGGCGACGAACCCGCCGAGCAACGTCCGCGTCGTCGGAAGTCGCGCAAACCCGCGGTCCCGGCCTGGGAAGACGTGCTGCTCGGCGTCCGCAGCAACGGGAGCAGCTGA
- the serC gene encoding phosphoserine transaminase — translation MSDTATAPITLPTDLLPTDGRFGCGPSKVRPEQLQSLVDTGASVFGTSHRQAPVKNVVGSIRAGLADLFSLPDGYEVVLSNGGTTAFWDAAAFGLIKRRSLHLTYGEFSSKFATVAKKAPFLDAPAVISTDPGTAPDPAALTADDFGGVDLIGWAHNETSTGVAVPVVRPAESDDALIAIDATSGAGGLPVNVADADVYYFAPQKCFASDGGLWIALMSPKALERVAHIAETDRWCPEFLSLPTAVDNSSKNQTYNTPAVASLLLLDNQVEWMNTNGGLDWCVSRTADSSSRLYEWADASEFATPFVADPAQRSQVVGTIDFNDDVDAAAVAKTLRANGVVDTEPYRKLGRNQLRIGMFPAIEPEDVTKLTRCIDYIVERL, via the coding sequence ATGAGCGATACCGCCACCGCACCCATCACCCTGCCCACCGATCTGCTGCCCACCGACGGCCGCTTCGGTTGTGGTCCGTCCAAGGTGCGCCCCGAGCAGTTGCAGTCGCTGGTGGACACCGGCGCGTCGGTCTTCGGGACCAGTCATCGCCAGGCGCCGGTCAAGAACGTCGTCGGTTCCATCCGGGCCGGGCTCGCCGATCTGTTCTCGCTGCCCGACGGGTACGAGGTGGTGCTGTCCAACGGCGGTACCACCGCGTTCTGGGATGCCGCAGCCTTCGGTCTGATCAAGCGCCGGTCCCTGCACCTGACCTACGGCGAGTTCAGCTCCAAGTTCGCCACCGTCGCCAAGAAGGCACCGTTCCTCGACGCGCCCGCGGTGATCTCCACCGACCCGGGCACCGCACCCGATCCGGCCGCACTCACCGCCGACGACTTCGGCGGCGTCGACCTCATCGGCTGGGCACACAACGAGACCTCGACCGGCGTGGCCGTTCCGGTGGTCCGGCCCGCTGAGTCCGACGACGCGCTGATCGCCATCGACGCGACGTCGGGTGCCGGTGGACTTCCGGTCAACGTCGCCGACGCCGACGTCTACTACTTCGCGCCGCAGAAGTGCTTCGCCTCCGACGGCGGGCTGTGGATCGCGCTGATGAGCCCCAAGGCGCTCGAGCGCGTCGCCCACATCGCCGAGACCGACCGCTGGTGCCCGGAGTTCCTGTCGCTGCCGACCGCGGTCGACAACAGCAGCAAGAACCAGACCTACAACACGCCGGCCGTGGCGTCGCTGCTGTTGCTGGACAACCAGGTCGAGTGGATGAACACCAACGGTGGTCTCGACTGGTGTGTGTCGCGCACGGCCGATTCCAGTTCGCGCCTCTACGAGTGGGCCGATGCGAGCGAGTTCGCCACCCCGTTCGTCGCCGACCCGGCCCAGCGCAGCCAGGTCGTCGGCACCATCGACTTCAATGATGATGTCGACGCGGCTGCCGTCGCCAAGACCCTGCGCGCCAACGGCGTGGTGGACACCGAGCCGTACCGCAAGCTCGGCCGCAACCAGCTGCGCATCGGGATGTTCCCGGCGATCGAGCCCGAGGACGTCACCAAACTGACCCGCTGCATCGACTACATCGTCGAACGTCTCTGA
- a CDS encoding transposase, producing MGAPRKFDQETRERAVRMYQDRLGEVGGSKSAARRHVAEMLDINQATLRNWIEKDTPVVSSGVSTTSGELDAQVRELRRENSELRRANEIRRDRALWSETRSGACRLARRRRCVVPGSALGHVRPSRLADGPVTVHPYPGRAARAGARAADRRDALCRCTVHRRRPHLVSEAQYRLTASTGDGAATDPA from the coding sequence ATGGGAGCACCACGGAAGTTTGACCAGGAGACGCGTGAGCGTGCCGTGCGGATGTATCAGGATCGGCTCGGCGAGGTGGGCGGGTCGAAGTCGGCGGCGCGCCGGCATGTTGCCGAGATGCTCGATATCAATCAGGCGACGCTGCGTAACTGGATCGAGAAGGACACGCCGGTGGTCTCCTCGGGGGTGAGTACGACCAGTGGGGAGTTGGATGCTCAGGTGCGTGAGCTGCGTCGTGAGAATTCCGAATTGCGCAGAGCCAATGAGATCCGCCGGGATCGCGCTCTATGGAGTGAAACCCGCTCTGGTGCATGCCGGTTGGCTCGTCGTCGTCGGTGCGTTGTTCCTGGGTCCGCTCTCGGGCATGTTCGACCTTCCCGGTTGGCTGACGGACCTGTCACCGTTCACCCATACCCCGGCCGCGCCGCTCGAGCCGGTGCGCGCGCTGCCGATCGTCGTGATGCTCTGTGTCGCTGTACTGTTCACCGTCGCCGGCCTCATCTCGTTTCGGAGGCGCAGTATCGGCTGACCGCGTCAACGGGAGACGGAGCGGCTACAGACCCGGCTTGA
- a CDS encoding citrate synthase 2 gives MSNTVPDDFVPGLEGVVAFTTEIAEPDKDGGNLRYRGVDIEDLVENKVTFADVWALLVDGRFGDGLPPAEPFPLPIHTGDVRVDVQAALAMLAPIWGYQPLLDIDDVTARENLARASVMALSYVAQSARGIHQPAVPQHVIDECDTVTARFMTRWKGDPDPRHIAAIDAYWVSAAEHGLNASTFTARVIASTGADVAASLSGAIGAMSGPLHGGAPARVLPMIEEVEQTGDARGLVKGILDRKEKLMGFGHRVYRAEDPRARVLRRTAKELDVPRYEVAAALEQAALTELRERRPDRAIETNVEFWAAVILDFAEVPTHMMPAMFTCGRTAGWCAHILEQKRLGKLVRPAALYVGPAPRRPEDVDGWGDLVKPGL, from the coding sequence ATGTCCAACACGGTTCCCGACGACTTTGTCCCCGGCCTCGAAGGCGTGGTCGCCTTCACCACCGAGATCGCCGAGCCGGACAAGGACGGCGGCAATCTACGCTACCGCGGTGTCGACATCGAGGACCTCGTCGAGAACAAGGTGACCTTCGCCGATGTGTGGGCGCTGCTCGTCGACGGGCGCTTCGGCGACGGCCTTCCCCCGGCCGAGCCGTTTCCGCTGCCCATCCACACCGGCGACGTGCGCGTCGACGTGCAGGCCGCGCTGGCGATGCTGGCACCCATCTGGGGCTACCAGCCGCTGCTCGACATCGACGATGTCACTGCCCGCGAGAACCTGGCACGCGCTTCGGTGATGGCGCTGTCGTATGTGGCGCAGTCGGCCCGCGGTATCCACCAGCCCGCGGTGCCGCAGCACGTCATCGACGAATGTGACACCGTCACCGCCCGATTCATGACCCGATGGAAGGGCGATCCCGATCCCCGGCACATCGCCGCGATCGACGCCTACTGGGTCAGTGCGGCCGAACACGGCCTCAATGCGTCGACGTTCACCGCCCGCGTCATCGCCTCGACGGGCGCCGATGTGGCGGCATCGTTGTCGGGGGCGATCGGCGCGATGTCGGGCCCGCTGCATGGTGGTGCGCCGGCGCGGGTGTTGCCGATGATCGAGGAGGTCGAGCAGACCGGCGACGCCCGCGGTCTGGTGAAGGGCATCCTGGACCGCAAGGAAAAACTGATGGGCTTCGGGCATCGGGTGTACCGGGCCGAGGATCCGAGGGCCCGGGTGCTGCGCCGGACCGCCAAGGAGCTCGACGTTCCTCGCTATGAGGTGGCCGCCGCGCTCGAACAGGCCGCGCTCACCGAACTTCGGGAGCGTCGACCCGATCGCGCCATCGAGACCAATGTGGAGTTCTGGGCCGCGGTGATCCTCGACTTCGCCGAGGTACCCACGCACATGATGCCGGCGATGTTCACCTGTGGTCGCACCGCGGGCTGGTGTGCCCACATCCTGGAGCAGAAGCGCCTGGGCAAGCTGGTTCGTCCGGCCGCGCTGTATGTGGGGCCCGCTCCCCGTCGACCCGAGGACGTCGACGGCTGGGGCGACCTGGTCAAGCCGGGTCTGTAG
- the pdxH gene encoding pyridoxamine 5'-phosphate oxidase produces the protein MRVGYGGGIPPNIGEGDRAAGADGIRENLDPSWLRGDPPWLELFTVWLREAIEARIAEPNAMVLGTTDPDGHPATRAVLCKGVDASGVVFFTGYDSDKGRDLAANPYASVTFPWIALERQVHVRGPVEHVSMEETQGYWYNRPRGSQLSALASDQSRPIAGRTDLEAKVAAVAAGLGGFDDGDEVPVPPTWGGFRIVPQVVEFWQGRANRLHNRVRVTRVDDRWQAERLQP, from the coding sequence ATGCGGGTCGGCTACGGAGGCGGCATCCCGCCGAACATCGGCGAGGGCGATCGGGCCGCCGGCGCCGACGGTATCCGCGAGAATCTGGACCCGAGCTGGCTGCGTGGCGATCCGCCCTGGCTCGAGCTGTTCACGGTGTGGCTGCGCGAGGCGATCGAGGCGCGGATCGCCGAACCGAACGCGATGGTCCTGGGCACCACCGACCCCGATGGACATCCCGCCACCCGCGCCGTGCTGTGCAAGGGCGTCGATGCGAGCGGCGTCGTCTTCTTCACCGGCTACGACTCCGACAAGGGCCGCGACCTCGCCGCCAACCCGTACGCGTCGGTCACCTTTCCGTGGATCGCCCTGGAACGTCAGGTGCACGTCCGCGGACCCGTCGAACACGTCAGCATGGAGGAGACCCAGGGCTACTGGTACAACCGGCCGCGCGGCTCCCAGCTGTCGGCGCTGGCGTCGGATCAGTCCCGACCCATCGCCGGCCGCACCGATCTCGAGGCCAAGGTGGCTGCGGTCGCCGCCGGTCTCGGTGGCTTCGACGACGGCGACGAGGTCCCGGTCCCGCCGACGTGGGGTGGATTCCGGATCGTGCCGCAGGTCGTCGAGTTCTGGCAGGGCCGCGCCAATCGGCTGCACAACCGGGTGCGCGTCACCCGCGTCGACGACCGGTGGCAGGCCGAGCGGCTGCAACCCTGA
- a CDS encoding MFS transporter: MRRLLADTTPLQNPFFRRLWTANIITVIGAQLTIVAVPAQIYAMTGSSAYVGLTGVFGLVPLVVFGLWGGALADVVDRRTLLIITTIGLVVCSGLFWGQSALGVRNVWIILSLFAIQQAFFAVNQPTRTAVLPRLLEDRELPAALSLNMTVMQAGAIAGPLVGGALIPILGYSLLYFVDTIFLIPTLWAVIRLPALRPDSENAPRVAGLRSVIDGLRYLGAHKILMASFLVDLIAMIFGMPRALFPQMAHENFGGPSEGGWAFALLFTAISAGAVVGGIFSGWVTRVQRQGLAVIVCILVWGLAITGAGIAVGFAGGSAIPMLPVTLVLLMIGGAADMASAAFRQSILLAAANDEVRGRLQGVFIVVVAGGPRIADVAHGAAAASFGVAVTTTFGGIGVVVLTIVAALLIPAFVRYRVGQAR; the protein is encoded by the coding sequence GTGCGCCGACTCCTCGCGGACACCACGCCGCTGCAGAATCCGTTCTTCCGGCGCCTCTGGACGGCGAACATCATCACTGTCATCGGCGCCCAGCTCACCATCGTCGCGGTGCCCGCGCAGATCTATGCGATGACCGGAAGCTCCGCATATGTGGGATTGACCGGTGTGTTCGGGCTGGTGCCGCTGGTGGTCTTCGGGCTGTGGGGTGGTGCGCTCGCCGACGTCGTCGACCGTCGCACTTTGCTCATCATCACCACGATCGGCTTGGTCGTGTGCAGCGGCCTGTTCTGGGGGCAGTCCGCCCTCGGTGTCCGAAATGTCTGGATCATCTTGTCGCTGTTCGCGATTCAGCAGGCGTTCTTCGCGGTCAACCAGCCGACGCGCACCGCGGTGCTGCCGCGGCTGCTCGAGGATCGTGAGCTGCCGGCGGCCCTATCGCTCAACATGACGGTGATGCAGGCCGGTGCGATCGCGGGGCCCCTCGTCGGTGGTGCGCTGATCCCGATCCTCGGGTACTCGCTGTTGTACTTCGTCGACACGATCTTCCTCATCCCGACTCTGTGGGCGGTGATCCGGCTCCCGGCGCTGCGGCCGGACAGCGAGAACGCGCCCCGGGTGGCCGGGCTGCGATCGGTGATCGACGGTCTGCGCTACCTCGGCGCCCACAAGATCCTGATGGCGTCGTTCCTGGTGGACCTCATCGCAATGATCTTCGGCATGCCGCGCGCCCTGTTCCCGCAGATGGCGCACGAGAACTTCGGCGGCCCCTCCGAAGGCGGCTGGGCGTTCGCGCTGCTGTTCACCGCGATTTCCGCGGGTGCGGTGGTCGGCGGCATCTTCTCCGGGTGGGTGACCCGGGTGCAGCGCCAGGGACTCGCCGTCATCGTGTGCATCCTTGTGTGGGGCCTGGCCATCACCGGCGCCGGAATCGCTGTCGGCTTCGCGGGCGGGTCGGCCATCCCCATGCTGCCGGTCACCCTGGTGCTGTTGATGATCGGCGGTGCGGCCGACATGGCGTCGGCGGCGTTCCGGCAGTCGATCCTGCTCGCCGCCGCCAACGACGAGGTGCGCGGCCGGCTGCAGGGTGTGTTCATCGTCGTCGTCGCCGGCGGACCCCGGATCGCCGACGTCGCGCATGGCGCGGCCGCCGCCTCCTTCGGTGTCGCCGTCACCACCACGTTCGGCGGCATCGGTGTGGTGGTCCTGACAATCGTTGCGGCACTTCTCATCCCAGCCTTCGTCCGCTACCGGGTGGGCCAGGCGCGCTGA
- a CDS encoding isopenicillin N synthase family dioxygenase → MERMRAATGFRIPVVDISAYTTGGDAAERAVVAAQIDDAASSVGFIQIVGHQIPSAVIEEFTAVMDDFFALPLEAKKAYRTPPEINRGYAPPKSESLSLSLGLQSAAGMNDFFEAFNVGVEAGEYPDLQLPEDQYAANTWPQVDHFQAAVSAYFVEARRVAHTLTRIFADALDLPPDFFDGYTDHSLDVLRMNNYALPPGEVELEGELTGMGEHTDYGIVTVLWADQVRGLQVLDPDGRWQDVAPAEGALLINLGDLMARWTNERWMSTLHRVKPPIVDGTIERRRSAAYFHDGNIDATISTLPSCVGAGSRYSPITVGEHIGAKLAGSRAGQANPYAKREAARVQRAMRQGLGQQ, encoded by the coding sequence ATGGAGCGCATGAGGGCAGCCACCGGATTCCGGATCCCCGTCGTCGACATCAGCGCCTACACGACAGGTGGCGACGCCGCTGAACGTGCGGTCGTCGCTGCCCAGATCGACGACGCGGCGAGCTCGGTGGGCTTCATCCAGATCGTCGGACACCAGATCCCGTCCGCGGTGATCGAGGAATTCACCGCCGTGATGGACGACTTCTTCGCGCTGCCACTGGAGGCCAAGAAGGCCTATCGGACCCCGCCGGAGATCAACCGTGGTTACGCCCCGCCGAAGTCGGAGTCGCTGTCGCTGAGCCTGGGTCTGCAATCGGCCGCGGGGATGAACGATTTCTTCGAGGCCTTCAACGTCGGCGTCGAGGCCGGGGAGTACCCGGATCTCCAACTTCCCGAGGACCAATACGCCGCAAACACCTGGCCGCAGGTCGATCACTTCCAGGCCGCCGTCTCGGCATACTTCGTCGAGGCCCGACGCGTCGCGCACACCCTGACCCGCATCTTCGCCGACGCGCTCGACCTTCCGCCGGACTTTTTCGACGGCTACACCGATCACTCACTCGACGTGTTGCGGATGAACAACTACGCGCTTCCGCCCGGTGAGGTGGAACTCGAAGGTGAACTCACCGGCATGGGGGAGCACACCGACTACGGCATCGTCACGGTGCTCTGGGCCGATCAGGTGCGTGGCCTGCAGGTCCTCGACCCCGACGGCCGGTGGCAGGACGTCGCCCCGGCCGAGGGCGCCCTGCTGATCAATCTCGGCGACCTGATGGCCCGCTGGACCAACGAGCGCTGGATGTCCACGCTGCACCGCGTCAAACCCCCGATCGTCGACGGCACCATCGAACGCCGACGCTCCGCGGCCTACTTCCACGATGGCAACATCGACGCGACCATCTCGACGCTGCCGTCCTGCGTCGGCGCCGGAAGCCGGTACTCGCCGATCACCGTCGGCGAACACATCGGTGCCAAACTCGCGGGATCGCGTGCCGGACAGGCGAACCCGTATGCGAAGCGGGAAGCCGCGCGGGTGCAGCGAGCGATGCGGCAGGGGTTGGGGCAGCAGTAG
- a CDS encoding oxygenase MpaB family protein has translation MTGVLNDPADTCPIHPAGVDAVESEGTTTATECPHDATGAKNTVEYAPLGPDSLTWQIWGTWTGMFQGLWAGSMQNMHPKLGAAVWDHSDFFGERWQRLMRSLYPISGVVFDSVAGAQTGLEVRDYHREIKGTMPDGSRYHALDPDVFYWAHATFWYGNVRLCEHFGPWLTEDQGRQLFEESKAWYAQYGVSMRPVPDTYEDFLEYWDYMCRNVLRDHESVRVVLDISLLPPPPFLSFIPERFWHKYMAPTNQRFFTWLTTGFYDEPIRELMGLPWSEKDERRFRLLGRVVNLVMHRITPKRYLRHPRPRDAWDRVAGRVAKDAPLVETPTRNLPPESERDNPMHYCPVGAARRATYPGRVSER, from the coding sequence ATGACCGGCGTGCTGAACGACCCTGCGGACACCTGCCCGATCCATCCCGCCGGGGTCGATGCGGTTGAATCGGAGGGCACCACGACCGCCACCGAATGCCCGCACGACGCCACCGGCGCCAAGAACACCGTCGAGTACGCACCACTGGGGCCGGATTCGCTCACCTGGCAGATCTGGGGCACCTGGACCGGCATGTTCCAGGGCCTGTGGGCGGGGTCGATGCAGAACATGCACCCCAAACTCGGTGCGGCGGTCTGGGATCACTCCGACTTCTTCGGCGAACGCTGGCAACGACTCATGCGGTCGCTCTACCCGATCAGCGGCGTCGTTTTCGACAGCGTGGCCGGTGCGCAGACCGGTCTCGAGGTGCGGGACTACCACCGCGAGATCAAGGGCACCATGCCCGACGGATCGCGTTACCACGCACTGGATCCCGACGTCTTCTACTGGGCGCACGCCACCTTCTGGTACGGCAACGTCCGGCTCTGTGAGCACTTCGGCCCGTGGCTGACCGAGGACCAGGGACGCCAGCTGTTCGAGGAGTCCAAGGCCTGGTATGCCCAGTACGGCGTGAGCATGCGGCCCGTCCCCGACACCTACGAGGACTTCCTCGAGTACTGGGACTACATGTGCCGCAACGTCCTTCGCGATCACGAGTCGGTTCGGGTGGTTCTCGACATCTCGCTGCTGCCGCCTCCCCCGTTCCTGTCGTTCATCCCGGAACGGTTTTGGCACAAGTACATGGCTCCCACCAATCAGCGCTTCTTCACCTGGCTGACCACCGGTTTCTACGACGAGCCGATCCGCGAGCTGATGGGCCTGCCGTGGAGTGAGAAGGATGAGCGCCGCTTCCGCCTGCTGGGTCGCGTGGTGAATCTGGTGATGCACCGGATCACTCCGAAACGCTATCTGCGCCACCCACGTCCGCGAGATGCGTGGGACCGGGTGGCGGGCCGCGTGGCCAAGGACGCGCCCCTGGTGGAGACGCCGACGCGCAACCTGCCGCCGGAATCCGAACGCGACAACCCGATGCACTACTGTCCGGTCGGCGCGGCTCGTCGAGCCACCTATCCCGGGCGGGTCAGCGAGCGCTGA
- a CDS encoding 5-oxoprolinase subunit C family protein codes for MTITIRETGPLATVQDLGRPGYAHLGVPGSGAADRGAMMLANRLVGNTVSAATIECTLGGLTLTTDTDVLMAVTGADTVVRVDGTPVGVAAAVALRAGSELSVDAPSWGCRNYVAVRGGVDVPPVLGSRSTDVLSGLGPAALSAGDRLHVGDDAQDWPEVSSAPPDTDHPRIVVLDCSPGPRRDLVADASVLYGGVWEVTAHSNRVGVRLDRPAGGSGLLEHRDDAGELRSEGIAHGSVQIPPNGRPVVFLADHPVTGGYPVIAVLDAPSLDAAAALVAGMSVRFRDR; via the coding sequence TCGGCCGGCCGGGTTATGCACATCTGGGCGTGCCGGGCTCCGGGGCCGCCGATCGGGGCGCGATGATGCTCGCCAATCGCCTTGTGGGCAACACGGTTTCGGCAGCGACCATCGAATGCACCCTCGGCGGGCTGACCCTGACCACCGACACCGATGTACTGATGGCGGTCACCGGCGCGGATACGGTGGTGCGCGTCGACGGCACACCGGTGGGTGTCGCGGCCGCGGTAGCGCTGCGGGCGGGATCCGAACTGAGCGTCGACGCCCCGAGTTGGGGATGCCGCAACTACGTCGCCGTCCGGGGTGGCGTCGACGTGCCGCCGGTCCTCGGCTCCCGGTCGACCGACGTGCTGTCCGGCCTGGGGCCGGCGGCATTGTCGGCGGGTGACCGTCTCCACGTCGGCGACGACGCGCAGGATTGGCCGGAGGTGTCCTCGGCTCCCCCGGACACCGACCACCCGCGGATCGTCGTGCTGGATTGTTCACCCGGCCCCCGACGCGATCTGGTGGCCGACGCGTCGGTGCTCTACGGCGGCGTCTGGGAGGTGACCGCGCACAGCAACCGGGTCGGCGTCCGGTTGGATCGCCCGGCCGGCGGCTCTGGCCTGCTCGAACACCGAGATGACGCCGGTGAACTCCGCTCGGAGGGGATCGCGCACGGCTCGGTCCAGATCCCACCGAACGGCCGGCCGGTCGTCTTCCTCGCCGATCACCCGGTGACCGGGGGGTATCCGGTCATTGCCGTGCTCGACGCTCCTTCGCTGGATGCGGCCGCTGCGCTGGTGGCCGGCATGTCGGTCCGGTTCCGCGATCGCTGA